The Fibrobacter sp. UWR3 DNA window TCGGCGGCAAACGCCATTACGGCAAACACCGTAAGCAGGGCTAACATCTTCCTAATCATACACTACTCCTATTTGTTAAATTCCCCGCGGAATTCCCTGAGCGACATGCCCATGCGGGAAATCAGTTCCGCGAATTCCACATTATACTTGCACACGGCAAAGTAATAGTCCTTCTGCATCGTCACGTTCTGCGTGTATGCACTCACCAGGTCGCCCGTCTTGGACTTGTCCAGGTCGTACTGCATTGCAGCGCCCTTCAGTATGGCTTCGGATGCACGCAGGCTCTCCCTGAGCGCGTCCATCTTCTCCTTGGCGGCTTCCACCTGGTAATACTGTTCCACCGCCTGCGCCACGAGGCCCGAGGCAGCATAGTTCTCCTTGAGTTGCAGCCCGCGGTATTCCGTACGCGCGGCACGGAAATCCGACCAGTTCTTCCAGAAGTTCAGGCGGTAGCGGAGCCCCACCCCGATAAGGCCCGAAAGTTTATTCACGGCATCTTCTGCAAAGGCGTCCTTCACCATCACCTTGCGGTTGCCGGCCCAGCTCTTCACGTACTCGATTTCGCCCATGATAAAGAACTCGGGCGCAAGTTTTGCCTCGGCAAGGTCCATCTGGAGCTTGCGGGCATCGAGCCCTGCGGCAAGTTGCTTGAGTTCCGGGTGGTAGCGCATGGTAAACTGTTCTACCTCTTCCAGGCTCGGCAAGCGTTCAGGACGCTCCGTGAGGCAGGTATCCTCGGCGGTAAACACGTCATCTTCGCCAAGCCCGAGCGAGAACCTTATGGCAAGCTGCACCCGCTTCATGCCCAGGTTCGCCTCGGTGACGCCTTCCTTCACCGTATGGAGTTTAGCCTTCAGGTTCAAAAGGTCCATCTGCGAAACGTTCGGGTCATCGTCGTCGAGCGCCTCCTCGAGTTTCTCGTAGGCCTCGTCCACCCGCTTCTGTGCATCGCTTGCCAGTTTCTGCATTTCACGTGCCAGCAGGTAGTTGTAGTAATACGACTGCAGTTCCACATCCTTCTTGTGGATTTCCTGCTCGATGGCGTACGTTTTCTGCTTCAAGTCGGCCTCCAAGGCCTTCTTGCCCGTACGGTACTGCCCAAAGTTGAGCGGCTGGATAAACTTGCCCTCGATACCCCAGAACGGGCCCATCTTGGTAAAGTCGTAAACGTCCACCGTATCGCCCCAGTTATCCACGGATTCCTTCAAGCCAGGGGCGGGGCCCACCATCATCGCGATGTTGAGTGTCGGGAGGATTACCTCCGAGGTAAGCGCATTGAGGCTGTTTTTCTTCGCCTCGGTCGCGAACTTGGCCTCCACAAGGCGCGGGTCCTTCGCAAGCCCCTCTTCCACAAAATGCAGGCAGTCGTACCGGATTTCTCCGGCCAGGGCGAGCCCCGCAAAAACGAGTGGGAAAAGAAGCCTAAAATTCATCAACCTAAATTTACTAAAATGCAGGCGCACTTTCTGCCCCCACCCGACGAAACTAAAAAAATATCGGATTAAAGGAACGACTTGTTCGCGAGGTTCCTGTACTTCGCGAGCACCTTCTCATAATAGCCCGTAGGCAGCGGCTGGCCCTGTTCTAGCATCCTGTCGACGGCGGAATGCCCGATGTTGTAGGCGATAAGCGCCTCCTTCCAGTTGCCGTACTTGCCTATGAGGCGGATCAGGTAGGCTGTACCCACGGTCACGTTCACCTCGGGCTTCAGCAGGTCTTCCGTAGATTCAATGCGCATCCCGAAGCGGGCCGCCATCTTCTGCGCCGTCTCGAGCTTAATCTGCATGAGCCCCAACGCACCGGAAAAGGCCCCCGACTGCAAGCGACCGCGGGCATTCGGATTCCCGTGGCTCTCCTGCGCCACCACCGCCAAAATCATGAGCGGGTCGGTCGTATAGGAATGCGAAATCTGCCAAATCTGTTCCGTAAGTTCCCGGCGGGTATCCTCGGTAAGGCGGCCTTTCGAAAGGTAGGCAAGCGCCTTGTCTATCTTCACGTACTCCATGGTCCAGCGGCCCCAGGTATCGAGCCTCTGCAAGTCGCTCCGCAGGCTCATTTCCTGCTTGCCCAGGTCCGCCATGTGGCGCTGCCTCACAAGCCAGATGTCGGCAAACACGAGTATCGTCAGGAAGGCGACCGCGAACAGCGCGATCACGAGCGGGCCGGGAATCCGCACGCTACTTTTCACGGCGGGAATTCTCCAGGAATTCGAGATACGACACCCAGTCCTGAATTACACCGAACGACGTAAGCATCGTGGTGTCTTCAATAACGCCCAGCTTACGGAGCGGACCAATGGAAGTTTCCAAGCGCTCGATTTCGTGCACGTAGCGGTCTTTCTGGCTCTGCAACGCTACAATCTGGGCCTGCTTATCGGCAATGTCGCGCCCCTGCGCAGCGATTATCAAGAACAAAGTAATTGCCCAGCCGACAATCAATAGCGAAAGCGCGATAGCCACGCTCGGGCTCAGGCGTATGCCCGTCTTGGAGCCGTAATGCACGCCAATCTGCAGCAACTGCTTAGAAAGTCCGGAATCCTTGTAGGCCTCGCGGCTCTCGTATATCTCGAAGATATTCCTGTACTTCGCGAAATATGCTTCCTGTTCCTCGTTCTTGAAAATGAGAATCAGCTTGGAATCCTTCGCCTGCAGCTTGTTCAAAAGTTCCAGGAACAAGTCAAGGTAGTCGCCCACCTTGAAATGCGCGTGCTCCAGGTTCACAAAGATAAAGCAACCGGGGCCATCGGCAAGCATTTCTATCTTCTCGCGCACGGCGGCAAGCTGGTACGACCCGAGCGAACCGGAGAGCGTAATCTCCACATCGTCGCCGTGGTCCTCGACCTGTATGTCAATCAAGTCCGCGCGCACGTGTTACCCCTTCGATACCGAAACAGTAATTTTGAAGTTCATCTCGTCGGCAACGGAAAGCGCCGTACGCCAGAACGGGTACACCCTCACGCCCTGGAACAACTCGGGCGCAGCCGAAGAAGAAGCACCGAAAATTGCCCCGATAAATACCGCAGCAGGCTTTACAAAGGACATCGTGACGGTACACTTCGTGCCATAATCGTGTATTTCCAGCTTGTTGGCTTCCGGATAAACTAACGGGTTCTTGCCGTCCCACTTCATATCGAAACCATCCACCACGATGCGCCCGCCGGTCTCGCCCATCAGGCCGAATTCGAATATGGAACCGAAGAAGCAACGGGAATCCATGTAGGTGGAATTGCCCAGCTGGTAATTTGCGACAATCTCAGAGGTAGACGGGTTCAGCGTGAACTTCTTGTCCACATGGAACACGCCGCGTTTTGCCCCCACGGCAAAACCCTGCTCTTCCAGGAGTTCAATCTCCGCTCCGGAATCAAGGCGTTTAATACGGTACTCGTACGGGTCGCGCAAAAGGTATTCACGCATCGAGAGCGCCTGCTCTATCTGTTGCGCGGTCATGTCCGCATTCGGCAAGAGGCAGTCCAAAAAGCCGAAGGTCGGTTCCGCATCGTCGCGCCAAGCGTTCAGCAGGTTCACCGCGGAATCCTTGTGGTACAGGGAACGCAGCACACCGCCCGCATGGTAATCAAGCAACAGCGACATGTCCGGGTTTTCGACCCATATCTGCTTGCGACCCTGCAGCAGGTAGTCGCAAACCTCTATGCGGAGCCCGTTGAATTTCATCAGCGAATCGAGCGTGCTGGACGCAGACACCAGGTAGCGGAACCCCCACTCGCGCACCTTCAGGCTACGCATGCCCTCTTCGTTCGCGAGGTCGCGGAAGAACATCGGGGACATCGCCGGCAACAGCGCGTCACAGAATTCCGTGAAGTCCTTGCCCGCAAGCTTGTCGCGCCCGCGACGGTACAGGTTCAGGAGGGATTTCTGGAACAAGTTAATCTCCGGCCTGCGCACAAGAGTCTCGCGGCATGTCATCGCGGAGGAAGGCAGCCCTAGCTTACGGCCTGCCGACATCAGGTAACTGAGCGAACCTTCCGGCGGGAGCTGGTTCACCAGGTAACCCACGGGCCAGGTCTGCACGTCATTTGTCTCTACAAAGTCAACAAGACGCTCGAAGAACGCCACAATCTCGCTTGCCTGCGCAGGCAGGTCGAGCACCACCACCGCGGACTTTCCGCCATGGCAGTACGATTCCGCAATCACCCTCCACCTCAGGTCGTCCTTCTCGATGGCTTCCGTCAGGCTATCTGCCACAGGTACAACGCGCATAAGCGTTCCGCGGTCTTCGACCGTAAACCAGCCCGATACAGGCGTGGAACGCCCGACCGTAGCCTGGATGGCGGCCTCGCTCACAAGCGCGTAGTCGAATCCCGACCTCTCGAGCACGGCAGTCATGCCCATTTCCCACACGAACGAGGAATTGAAGTAGCCCTGCGGCTCTATGTCAAAATACTTCTTGAGGATATCGCGATGCTGGTCCAACTGCTGGGACTGCGTTTCTTCCGGGAACAGCGGTAGCATCGGGTCATAGAACCCGCCACCGAGAAATTCCAGTATTCCCTCGCGAATGCCGTTCCTTATCTTGCCGAATGCAAGCGGCTTC harbors:
- a CDS encoding TolC family protein, coding for MNFRLLFPLVFAGLALAGEIRYDCLHFVEEGLAKDPRLVEAKFATEAKKNSLNALTSEVILPTLNIAMMVGPAPGLKESVDNWGDTVDVYDFTKMGPFWGIEGKFIQPLNFGQYRTGKKALEADLKQKTYAIEQEIHKKDVELQSYYYNYLLAREMQKLASDAQKRVDEAYEKLEEALDDDDPNVSQMDLLNLKAKLHTVKEGVTEANLGMKRVQLAIRFSLGLGEDDVFTAEDTCLTERPERLPSLEEVEQFTMRYHPELKQLAAGLDARKLQMDLAEAKLAPEFFIMGEIEYVKSWAGNRKVMVKDAFAEDAVNKLSGLIGVGLRYRLNFWKNWSDFRAARTEYRGLQLKENYAASGLVAQAVEQYYQVEAAKEKMDALRESLRASEAILKGAAMQYDLDKSKTGDLVSAYTQNVTMQKDYYFAVCKYNVEFAELISRMGMSLREFRGEFNK
- a CDS encoding transglycosylase SLT domain-containing protein, which gives rise to MKSSVRIPGPLVIALFAVAFLTILVFADIWLVRQRHMADLGKQEMSLRSDLQRLDTWGRWTMEYVKIDKALAYLSKGRLTEDTRRELTEQIWQISHSYTTDPLMILAVVAQESHGNPNARGRLQSGAFSGALGLMQIKLETAQKMAARFGMRIESTEDLLKPEVNVTVGTAYLIRLIGKYGNWKEALIAYNIGHSAVDRMLEQGQPLPTGYYEKVLAKYRNLANKSFL
- a CDS encoding DUF1926 domain-containing protein; protein product: MKPTISFVLQLSPSTAYENLEAVARNVLDGLDVLLNSGLVKCSVFMDGPTLKMLRKVAKPLAFGKIRNGIREGILEFLGGGFYDPMLPLFPEETQSQQLDQHRDILKKYFDIEPQGYFNSSFVWEMGMTAVLERSGFDYALVSEAAIQATVGRSTPVSGWFTVEDRGTLMRVVPVADSLTEAIEKDDLRWRVIAESYCHGGKSAVVVLDLPAQASEIVAFFERLVDFVETNDVQTWPVGYLVNQLPPEGSLSYLMSAGRKLGLPSSAMTCRETLVRRPEINLFQKSLLNLYRRGRDKLAGKDFTEFCDALLPAMSPMFFRDLANEEGMRSLKVREWGFRYLVSASSTLDSLMKFNGLRIEVCDYLLQGRKQIWVENPDMSLLLDYHAGGVLRSLYHKDSAVNLLNAWRDDAEPTFGFLDCLLPNADMTAQQIEQALSMREYLLRDPYEYRIKRLDSGAEIELLEEQGFAVGAKRGVFHVDKKFTLNPSTSEIVANYQLGNSTYMDSRCFFGSIFEFGLMGETGGRIVVDGFDMKWDGKNPLVYPEANKLEIHDYGTKCTVTMSFVKPAAVFIGAIFGASSSAAPELFQGVRVYPFWRTALSVADEMNFKITVSVSKG